In Mastomys coucha isolate ucsf_1 unplaced genomic scaffold, UCSF_Mcou_1 pScaffold5, whole genome shotgun sequence, one genomic interval encodes:
- the Smcr8 gene encoding guanine nucleotide exchange protein SMCR8, whose amino-acid sequence MISAPDVVAFTKEDEYEEEPYNEPALPEEYSVPLFPYASQGANPWSKLSGAKFSRDFILISEFSEQVGPQPLLTIPNDTKVFGTFDLNYFSLRIMSVDYQASFVGHPPGSAYPKLNFVEDSKVVLGDSKEGAFAYVHHLTLYDLEARGFVRPFCMAYISADQHKIMQQFQELSAEFSRASECLKMGNRKAFAGELEKKLKDLDYTRTVLHTETEIQKKANDKGFYSSQAIEKANELANVEKSIIEHQDLLRQIRSYPRQKMKMPDLHTGDTEHTQDQADQVSTTSNPEESANADLYTCRPAYTPKLIKAKSTKCFDKKLKTLEELCDTEYFTQTLAQLSHIEHMFRGDLCYLLTSQIDRALRKQQPITNFLFEDFVEVDDRMEKQENVPSQLSQDRLPPKPIEECPIPKVLISVGSYKSSVESVLIKMEQELGGEEYKGVEATESSSFDPQENLDYLDMDMKGSISSGESIEVLGTEKSASVLSKSDSQASLTVPLSPHVVRSKAVSHRTISEDSIEVLSTCPSEALIPDDFKASYPSAINEEEAYADNEGAIHFQASAGSPELDETQEGHMENIPSQIDSSCCIGKESEGQLVPLPTPAYTLSDEDGVVSIPPQRYIQKDQGLHVDFGMESTDPSPRDNSCEMFPAYELDPSCLLASRDVSKMSLDNYSDTTSYMGSVASTSSDRTPPVPPAGLSSERHKKRAGQNALKFIRQYPFAHPAIYSLLSGRTLVVLGEDETIVRKLVTALSIFVPNYGCYAKPVKHWISSPLHIMDFQKWKLIGLQRVASPANVGTLHTLSRYSRYTSILDLDSKTLRCPLYRGTLVPRLADHRTQIKRGSTYYLHVQSMLTQLCSKAFLYTFCHHLHLPAHSEETQEAVASRQTSFLKLNLGLVNEDIRVVQYLAELLKLHYMQDSPGTTHPLLRFDYVPSFLYKI is encoded by the exons ATGATCAGCGCCCCTGATGTGGTGGCCTTCACCAAGGAAGATGAATACGAGGAAGAACCTTACAATGAGCCCGCTTTGCCTGAGGAGTACTCAGTTCCTCTTTTTCCTTATGCCAGCCAGGGGGCTAACCCCTGGTCTAAACTATCTGGGGCCAAGTTCTCCAGGGACTTCATCCTTATTTCCGAgttctctgagcaggtgggacCCCAGCCCTTGCTTACCATCCCCAATGACACCAAAGTTTTTGGCACTTTTGATCTCAATTACTTCTCTTTGCGGATTATGTCAGTAGATTACCAGGCTTCATTCGTAGGCCATCCTCCTGGTTCTGCCTACCCAAAGTTGAACTTTGTGGAGGACTCTAAAGTGGTACTGGGAGACTCTAAGGAAGGGGCCTTTGCATATGTGCACCACCTTACCTTGTATGATCTGGAGGCCAGGGGCTTTGTGAGGCCCTTTTGTATGGCTTATATCTCTGCAGACCAGCATAAAATCATGCAACAATTCCAAGAGCTCTCAGCAGAATTTTCCAGAGCATCTGAGTGCTTGAAGATGGGTAACAGGAAGGCATTCGCTGGGGAACTTGAAAAAAAGCTAAAAGACTTGGATTACACGAGGACAGtgctacacacagaaacagagatcCAGAAGAAAGCCAATGACAAGGGTTTTTATTCTTCTCAGGCAATTGAGAAAGCCAATGAACTGGCCAATGTAGAGAAGTCCATCATTGAACATCAAGATTTGCTGAGGCAGATCCGCTCATACCCTCGTCAGAAGATGAAGATGCCTGATTTGCATACTGGTGATACAGAGCATACCCAGGATCAGGCTGACCAGGTATCCACTACCTCTAATCCTGAGGAGTCAGCTAATGCAGACCTGTATACCTGCAGGCCAGCCTACACCCCCAAACTCATCAAAGCAAAGTCCACCAAGTGTTTTGACAAGAAGTTGAAGACCTTGGAGGAACTTTGTGACACTGAGTATTTCACTCAGACCCTGGCCCAGCTTAGCCACATAGAACACATGTTCAGAGGAGATCTGTGCTACCTCCTGACCAGTCAGATTGACAGAGCACTTCGAAAACAACAGCCCATAACAAATTTCCTCTTTGAAGATTTTGTAGAGGTTGATGACAGGATGGAGAAGCAAGAGAATGTGCCCTCTCAGCTCAGTCAGGACAGGCTGCCTCCTAAGCCTATAGAAGAATGCCCCATTCCTAAAGTGTTAATTAGTGTTGGCTCTTACAAGTCCAGTGTGGAGTCTGTATTGATCAAGAtggagcaggaacttggaggcgaAGAGTACAAGGGAGTGGAGGCAACAGAGTCGAGCAGTTTTGACCCCCAAGAAAACCTGGACTACCTGGATATGGATATGAAAGGAAGCATCAGCAGTGGGGAAAGCATCGAGGTTCTGGGCACCGAGAAGTCAGCTTCTGTGTTGTCGAAATCTGACAGCCAGGCCAGCCTCACCGTGCCATTGAGCCCCCATGTAGTGCGTAGCAAAGCGGTCAGCCACAGGACAATCAGTGAGGACAGCATTGAAGTCTTAAGCACCTGCCCTTCCGAGGCTCTCATTCCCGACGACTTTAAGGCCAGCTACCCAAGTGCCATTAACGAAGAAGAAGCCTATGCAGATAATGAGGGGGCCATCCATTTCCAGGCAAGTGCCGGCTCACCAGAACTGGATGAGACTCAGGAGGGCCACATGGAAAATATCCCATCCCAGATAGACTCCAGCTGCTGTATTGGAAAGGAGAGTGAAGGTCAATTGGTGCCTCTCCCAACCCCAGCCTACACTCTTTCTGATGAGGATGGTGTGGTGAGCATTCCCCCACAGCGCTACATACAGAAGGACCAGGGGCTCCACGTGGACTTCGGGATGGAAAGCACTGACCCTTCTCCCAGAGACAACAGTTGTGAAATGTTCCCAGCTTATGAGCTGGATCCAAGCTGCCTTCTGGCTAGCCGAGATGTTAGTAAGATGAGCCTGGATAACTACTCGGATACCACTAGCTACATGGGCAGTGTGGCCTCTACCAGCTCGGACAGAACCCCCCCTGTACCTCCTGCTGGcctatcctctgagaggcacaAAAAGAGAGCTGGCCAGAATGCCTTAAAATTCATCCGCCAGTACCCCTTTGCCCACCCAGCCATCTACTCCCTGCTCAGTGGGAGGACACTTGTGGTCCTGGGCGAAGATGAAACCATAGTCAGGAAGCTGGTAACTGCACTGTCCATCTTTGTTCCCAACTATGGCTGCTATGCCAAGCCGGTGAAGCACTGGATTTCCTCCCCTTTGCATATTATGGATTTTCAGAAGTGGAAGCTTATTGGCCTACAAAG AGTGGCCTCTCCTGCCAATGTGGGTACTCTCCATACCCTGAGCCGTTACAGCCGCTATACAAGCATCCTGGACCTAGACAGCAAGACCCTACGCTGTCCCCTGTACAGGGGTACACTGGTGCCCCGCCTGGCTGACCATCGCACTCAGATCAAACGGGGCAGCACATACTACCTTCATGTCCAGAGCATGCTCACCCAGCTCTGCTCTAAGGCATTCCTCTATACCTTTTGCCACCACTTGCATCTACCTGCCCATAGTGAGGAGACACAAGAAGCAGTGGCCAGCAGACAAACCAGCTTCCTAAAGCTAAACCTGGGACTAGTGAACGAGGACATCAGAGTGGTGCAGTACCTGGCTGAGCTGTTGAAATTGCACTATATGCAGGATTCACCTGGGACCACCCACCCACTGCTCAGGTTTGACTATGTCCCCAGCTTTTTGTACAAAATCTAA